One part of the Populus alba chromosome 18, ASM523922v2, whole genome shotgun sequence genome encodes these proteins:
- the LOC118034296 gene encoding uncharacterized protein isoform X1: protein MRPSLVVSLLLLSFLLQEAQGIRLEKGFMQVRAQKVQEDKSSLKERSANGGVLGEAILCKEEHCTGMGRKLIAVTTSTSSTTITTSKKEKNEGNKAGPISKRRSSKGEIVGEREKLLVNSWRNSDHKVNEDHYEEIMDLTQMDYSPARRKSPIHN, encoded by the exons ATGAGGCCCTCTTTAGtagtttctcttcttcttctgtccTTTCTCCTCCAGGAGGCTCAAG GGATTCGTTTGGAAAAAGGATTCATGCAAGTTAGAGCTCAGAAAGTCCAG GAGGACAAGAgttctttaaaagaaagaagTGCTAATGGTGGTGTACTTGGCGAAGCAATTCTCTGCAAAGAAGAGCATTGTACAG GAATGGGTAGGAAACTTATTGCTGTGACAACCTCTACTTCTAGCACTACTATCACCACCTCTAAG aaggagaagaacgAAGGAAATAAAGCTGGCCCCATATCCAAGCGGAGATCAAGTAAAGGAGAAATAGTGGGAGAACGTGAAAAACTATTGGTAAATTCTTGGCGGAATTCTGACCATAAAGTCAACGAGGATCACTATGAGGAAATTATGGACTTAACTCAAATGGACTATTCTCCAGCGAGGAGAAAATCTCCAATACACAATTAA
- the LOC118034296 gene encoding uncharacterized protein isoform X2, with protein sequence MRPSLVVSLLLLSFLLQEAQGIRLEKGFMQVRAQKVQEDKSSLKERSANGGVLGEAILCKEEHCTGMGRKLIAVTTSTSSTTITTSKEKNEGNKAGPISKRRSSKGEIVGEREKLLVNSWRNSDHKVNEDHYEEIMDLTQMDYSPARRKSPIHN encoded by the exons ATGAGGCCCTCTTTAGtagtttctcttcttcttctgtccTTTCTCCTCCAGGAGGCTCAAG GGATTCGTTTGGAAAAAGGATTCATGCAAGTTAGAGCTCAGAAAGTCCAG GAGGACAAGAgttctttaaaagaaagaagTGCTAATGGTGGTGTACTTGGCGAAGCAATTCTCTGCAAAGAAGAGCATTGTACAG GAATGGGTAGGAAACTTATTGCTGTGACAACCTCTACTTCTAGCACTACTATCACCACCTCTAAG gagaagaacgAAGGAAATAAAGCTGGCCCCATATCCAAGCGGAGATCAAGTAAAGGAGAAATAGTGGGAGAACGTGAAAAACTATTGGTAAATTCTTGGCGGAATTCTGACCATAAAGTCAACGAGGATCACTATGAGGAAATTATGGACTTAACTCAAATGGACTATTCTCCAGCGAGGAGAAAATCTCCAATACACAATTAA
- the LOC118034295 gene encoding uncharacterized methyltransferase At2g41040, chloroplastic: MAMASGALHHPLHQSISLKYPHLSHNSRFSPSRLRFTSLRFPSTIRATSAVALEPELSTQQNQAIEVDPFACPVCYEPLIRKGPPGFNLPAIYRSGFKCKKCTKTYSSKDNYLDLTITAGMKDYTEINPVRTELFRSPLVSFLYERGWRQSFNQSGFPGPDEEFEMAQEYFKPARGGLLVDVSCGSGLFSRKFAKSGAYSKVIALDFSENMLRQCYDYIKQDDTISTTNLGLVRADVSRLPFASGSVDAVHAGAAMHCWPSPSNAVAEICRVLRRGGVFVGTTFLRYSSTTPRIERPFRERISRNYNFFTEEEIEDLCSTCGLTNYSKKVQQTFIMFSAQKP, translated from the exons ATGGCGATGGCTTCCGGTGCTCTTCATCACCCTCTTCACCAATCTATATCTCTGAAATATCCTCATCTTTCTCATAATTCACGATTCTCTCCCTCTCGTCTTCGCTTCACCTCCCTCCGGTTTCCCTCTACAATTCGCGCCACTTCAGCTGTCGCTCTTGAACCG GAGTTAAGTACACAGCAGAATCAAGCTATAGAGGTCGACCCATTTGCTTGTCCAGTATGTTATGAACCTCTAATAAGAAAAGGTCCTCCAGGTTTTAACTT GCCTGCAATATATCGGTCCGGTTTCAAGTGTAAAAAATGCACCAAAACATACTCAAGCAAAGACAACTATCTGGATCTTACAATTACTGCTGGAATGAAGGATTACACTGAAATCAATCCAGTTAGGACCGAGCTATTCAG GAGTCCACTTGTTTCATTCTTGTATGAACGAGGCTGGCGCCAAAGCTTTAATCAAAGTGGATTTCCTGGTCCTGATGAAGAG TTTGAAATGGCTCAGGAGTACTTCAAACCTGCCAGAGGGGGTCTTCTAGTAGATGTAAGCTGTGGCAGTGGCCTGTTTTCTAGAAAATTTGCCAAATCTGGAGCATACTCAAAAGTTATTGCACTTGATTTCTCTGAAAACATGCTTCGTCAGTGCTATGATTACATCAAGCAGGACGATACGATCTCAACCAC AAATCTTGGTCTTGTCAGGGCCGATGTTTCAAGACTTCCATTTGCATCGGGTTCAGTTGATGCTGTTCATGCTGGTGCTGCCATGCATTGCTGGCCATCTCCTTCCAATGCT GTTGCTGAAATTTGTCGTGTATTGCGAAGAGGTGGAGTTTTTGTCGGAACCACTTTTCTTCGATATAGTTCAACCACTCCACGGATAGAACGACCTTTCCGAGAG AGGATTTCGCGGAACTATAACTTCTTCACAGAGGAGGAAATTGAAGACTTGTGCTCAACATGTGGTCTTACAAACTACTCAAAGAAAGTTCAGCAAACGTTCATAATGTTCTCTGCTCAGAAGCCATGA
- the LOC118034294 gene encoding protein RGF1 INDUCIBLE TRANSCRIPTION FACTOR 1: protein MGIQKPAWLGALYTEKFFAGCSYHEAAKKNEKNVCCLDCCISICPHCIPSHRFHRLLQVRRYVYHDVVRLEDLEKLIDCSNVQAYTINSAKVVFIKKRAQNRQFRGAGNYCTSCDRSLQEPFIHCSLGCKVDFVLKHYKDLSPYLRRCNALTLGPDFFIPQDMADDEMTNETPRSTIVDSDEPMSWSSSSSGSENMSIASTEIVRKKRSGLYVCARSLSKVSDEDMASSMSRRKGIPQRSPLC, encoded by the exons ATG GGAATTCAAAAGCCTGCATGGTTGGGAGCTCTTTACACAGAGAAGTTTTTTGCAGGGTGCTCTTATCATGAAGCTGCAAAGAAGAATGAAAAGAACGTGTGTTGTTTGGATTGTTGCATCAGTATTTGCCCTCATTGTATACCATCCCATCGCTTCCACAGGCTTCTTCAAGTTCGTCGTTATGTCTACCATGATGTTGTCCGATTGGAAGACCTCGAGAAGCTGATTGATTGCTCAAATGTTCAG GCCTATACCATCAATAGTGCGAAAGTGGTGTTTATCAAGAAGAGAGCTCAGAACAGGCAATTCAGAGGGGCCGGAAACTATTGTACTTCCTGTGATAGAAGCCTTCAAGAACCTTTTATCCATTGCTCTCTTGGCTGCAAG GTGGACTTTGTGCTGAAACATTACAAGGACCTTTCTCCATACTTGAGGAGATGCAACGCATTAACTCTTGGTCCTGACTTCTTTATCCCTCAAGATATGGCAGATGATGAGATGACCAATGAGACGCCTCGCTCGACAATTGTGGACTCCGATGAGCCGATGAGCTGGTCTTCAAGTTCATCGGGTTCCGAGAACATGAGCATCGCTAGCACTGAGATTGTACGGAAGAAGAGGAGTGGATTATACGTATGTGCAAGATCATTGAGCAAGGTTTCCGATGAGGACATGGCTTCAAGCATGAGTAGAAGAAAAGGCATTCCTCAACGATCTCCTCTGTGttag
- the LOC118034293 gene encoding uncharacterized protein, which yields MSCNNRSNPPLYFLLSFLFFFFFFTSSTATPSSLTSQFESFSIPDVVVGGRENDGVVVPWEIRRHLAEEENTASSLILAAKKTRRRDPLENFKFYTSGYNISNKHYWASVGFTAVPFFIVALVWFVIFGLCLSFICLCYCCCPTEPYGYSRACYALSLIYLILFTIAAIAGCVVLYTGQGKFHSITTHTLEYVVNQANVTAKNLRHVSDYLAAAKNTGVESVFLPPSVQNDIDSIQKKIESSGTTLSSTTQDNSEGIQNVLDSMRLALIILAAVMLALAFLGFLFSIFGMQCLVYFLVILGWVLVTGTFILCGVFLLLHNVVADTCISMDEWVQNPTAKTALDDIIPCVDNATAQETLRQTKETTYQLVNVVDYVVSNVSNRNFPPQARNLYYNQSGPLMPVLCNPFNSDFTDRKCAAGEVELSNATQVWKNYICQVSSSEICITPGRLTPSLYNQMESAVNLSYGLNRYGPFLVNLEDCTFVRETFTKISHSYCPDLRRYSQWIYIGLVIVSAAVMLSLIFWVIYARERRHRVYTKQFMSSLEAPGKAS from the exons ATGTCCTGTAATAACAGATCAAACCCACCATTGTATTTTCTCCtaagctttcttttctttttctttttctttacttcttCAACAGCAACTCCCAGTTCCTTAACTTCCCAGTTTGAATCTTTTTCCATTCctg ATGTTGTGGTTGGTGGGAGAGAGAATGATGGTGTGGTGGTTCCATGGGAGATAAGGAGGCATCTTGCAGAAGAAGAGAACACAGCATCTTCTTTGATATTGGctgcaaagaaaacaagaagaagagacCCTTTAGAGAACTTTAAATTCTACACTTCTGGTTACAATATCAGCAATAAACATTACTGGGCT TCTGTTGGTTTTACTGCGGTTCCATTCTTCATCGTAGCTTTGGTTTGGTTTGTGATATTTGGACTATGTTTGTCCTTTATCTGCCTCTGCTATTGCTGTTGTCCAACAGAGCCTTATGGCTACTCTAGAGCATGCTATGCCCTGTCTCTCATTTACCTCATCCTCTTTACCATTGCTGCAAT TGCTGGATGTGTTGTTCTGTATACTGGTCAAGGGAAGTTTCACAGTATTACAACACACACATTGGAGTATGTAGTAAATCAAGCAAATGTTACTGCCAAAAACCTCAGGCATGTGTCAGATTATCTTGCTGCGGCTAAGAATACTGGTGTGGAGTCAGTTTTTCTGCCACCCAGCGTCCAAAATGACATTGATAGCATTCAAAAAAAGATCGAATCCTCTGGTACTACTCTTTCCAGCACTACACAGGATAATTCAGAAGGCATACAAAATGTTTTGGATAGCAT GAGACTGGCCCTCATTATCCTTGCTGCTGTCATGCTTGCTTTGGCATTTCTTGGATTCT TGTTCTCCATTTTTGGGATGCAGTGCCTTGTTTACTT TCTGGTGATCCTTGGCTGGGTTCTTGTTACGGGCACATTTATTTTGTGCGGTGTATTCCTTCTCCTTCACAA CGTGGTTGCCGATACTTGTATTTCTATGGATGAGTGGGTTCAGAACCCCACTGCCAAAACAGCATTGGATGATATAATCCCATGTGTGGACAACGCAACTGCTCAAGAAACCTTGAGACAGACGAAGGAGACGACCTATCAACTTGTCAATGTTGTTGACTATGTAGTTAGCAATGTCTCCAACCGAAATTTTCCACCCCAAGCTAGAAATCTGTATTACAATCAATCTGGCCCACTGATGCCTGTTCTTTGCAACCCATTCAATTCTGATTTTACAGATCGTAAATGTGCTGCTGGTGAAGTGGAGTTAAGCAATGCTACCCAG GTGTGGAAGAATTATATCTGTCAGGTTTCATCATCTGAGATTTGTATTACACCCGGTAGGCTTACACCCAGCTTGTACAACCAGATGGAATCTGCAGTAAACCTAAGTTACGGGTTGAATCGTTATGGTCCGTTCTTGGTTAACCTGGAAGACTGCACTTTTGTGCGAGAAACATTCACCAAGATCAGCCATTCTTATTGTCCTGATTTGCGGCGATACTCGCAATGGATATACATTGGGCTAGTAATTGTATCTGCCGCAGTAATGCTGTCGCTGATCTTCTGGGTAATTTACGCAAGAGAGAGAAGGCATCGTGTATATACCAAGCAGTTCATGTCCTCATTGGAAGCCCCTGGCAAGGCATCGTGA